The genomic DNA GCCGGTGGCCACCCCGGGGGAATTTGACTGCAGTTGCTCCAGCCAGCGCTGGTGGTAGCTCCTGACCGTCTTGCGGTCGATGCCCGTGATGCGGGCGATCTCGCGTTGCGATGTGTTGCGCTCCAGCAGTGTCTCTATGGTGGCGCGTTGGTTGGACTTCAAGACATTCACTCCTTGGCCTTCCCTCGGGGAAGACTGGATCAATGTCCTGCCAACAGGTGCCGACGACGCCGGCGTTAAACCCCTATCCCCGATCAGTTCAGGTGGGGGAGTTTGAGGTGGCCATAGACGGGGGAATTTGGGTGGCCATCAGGGGCACCGCGTCAATCCAGCCGCCCCGAAAACCGGCCAGCAGACCCAGCGCCACGCCCACCACCACCGACAGCAGCACCGAGGCCAGCCCCACCACCAGCGAAATGCGGGCGCCGTAGATCAGGGCCGACAGAATGTCGCGCCCCTGGTCGTCGGTGCCCAGCAGGTATTTGCGCGAGCCCTCGGCACTCCATGCCGGGGGCAGCCGTGCATCGCTGAGTTCCAGCGTGGACAAATCGAACGGATTGTGCGGCGCCACCCAGCCCGCAAACAGCGAGCAGAACACACACACCACGGCAATCGCCGCCGCCACCATGGCCATGGGGGAGGTGCGAAAGCTGTAGCCAACATCGCTGTCAAGCCAGCGCGCAAGGGTTTTTTTCATCACAGGAACCAAAAAACAGGGAGCCAGGCCCGCCGCACCGGGCGGCCATTGCCTGGCTGCCCACGGGGCGATGGGCTTCTTGGTGGGCGGCAGATCAGTTCTTGCTCATCCACTTGAAGGGCATGTAGTTGTCGGCCAGTTGCACGAGCTTGACGTTCTTGCTCACGCCCCAAGCCAGGGCCTGCTGGTGCAGCGGCAGGTGCCCCACATCGGCGGCATGCAGGTCAAACGCCTCCTTGATCATGGCGTTGCGCCGGGCCTTGTCGGTCTCGGCCTGGATCTTTTTGGTCAGCTCGTTCACCTTGGGGTTGCAATAGGCACCGAGGTTGAACTGGCCCGCGCCCTTGTCGTCCACACAGGCCATCAGGGCATTGAGCGCGTTGTGTGCGTCGTAGGTCGAAGGCGTCCAGCCCAGCATGTAAAAGCTGGTGTCACGGCGCAAGATCTTGGGGAAATAGGTGCCCTTGGTTTCGGCCTGCAGGTTGATCTTGACGTTGATGCGCGCCAGGTTGGCCGCCACGGCCTGGCAGATGCGGCCATCGTTGACATAGCGGTCATTGGGGCAATTCATCGACACCTCGAAGCCGCTGGCATAGCCCGCTTCGGCCATGAGCTTCTTGGCGGCTTCCACGTCGTAGGGCAGGCGCTTGGCCTCGGGCTGAAACCCATTGATGCCCGGGCCCACCAGCAGCGCGGAGGGGTTGGAGGCGCCGCGCATCACCGTCTTTTTGATGCCGTCGATGTCGATCGCCTGGTAGAAGGCCTGGCGCACGCGCCTGTCCTTGAACGGGTTTTTGCCCTTCACGCTCGAATACAGCAGTTCGTCGCGCTTTTGGTCCATGCCCAGGAAGATGGTACGCAGTTCGGGGCCGGTGATGGCGCGGGTGTTGGCGCTGTTGTTCACGCGCTCGATGTCCTGCACCGGCACCGGCTCCATCACATCCACCTCGCCCGACAGCAGCGCCGCCACACGGGTGGCGTCGTTGCCAATCGGCGTGAAGATGACTTCGGCCACATTGCCTTCGATCTTGCCCCAATAAGTGCCATTGCGTGTGAACACCGTGCGCACGTTGGGCTGGCGCTCGCGCAGGCGGAATGGCCCCGTGCCGTTGGCCCGGAACGACGCGGCATTCTCGATGCCCTTGCGGCGGTCCACCGGCGTCAGGGCCTGGTTGGTCTCGCACCATTTCTTGCTCATCATGGCCACTTGCGAGATCACGTCCGGAAGAATCGGGAACGGCATCTTGGTCTCGATCTCCACCAAAAAGTCGTTGATCTTGCGCACTTCCCTGAAGTCGTTGGTGTAGCTCTTCATGTCCGAGCCGTCGGCCTGGGTGCGCGCAAAGCTGAACAGCACATCGTCTGCCGTGAACGGGGTGCCGTCATGAAATTGCACACCCCGGCGCAACTCGAACTGCCACACCGTGGGCGCGGTCTGCTTCCAGGCCGTGGCCAGCGCAGGCGCCAGGCTCAGGTCCTTGTTGCGCCCCACCAGCGGCTCGTACACATTGCCCGTGGTGCTCAGCTGCAGCGACTCGTTGAGCGAGTGCGGGTCCATCGAGAGCGCATCACCCTGGTTGGCGATCCGGATCGTCTGGGCATTTGCTACCAAATTGGTAGCTGCTAGCGCATACAGCACAAGCGCCAAGGCAGTATTCTTCTTAAATTTCATGCAAGTATCCTGGTGGATGGCGGAAACAAGAAATCAGTGGGCAAAACGGAATGCGAGAGGCAATCCATCAGGGCGTCTGCAGGGGCATGGCCTGCTCGATCAGGCTGGCGTGCAGTGCCGACCCCAGGGGCAGAACCTCGTCATTGAAGTCGTAGCGGCTGTTGTGCAGCGCACTGCCACTGGCGCCCGTGCCCTGCCCCAACCGCAGGTAGGCGCCGGGCTTGGTCTGCAGCATGAACGCAAAGTCTTCCGCACCCATGCTGGGCTCCAGGTCGCGCACCACATGGTCGGCGCCCACCAGTGACTCGGCCACGTCGGCCGCGAACAGGGCCTCGCTTTCGGTGTTGATGGTGGCGGGGTACATGCGCTCGTAATGCAGCGTGGCCGTG from Acidovorax sp. T1 includes the following:
- a CDS encoding ABC transporter substrate-binding protein; its protein translation is MKFKKNTALALVLYALAATNLVANAQTIRIANQGDALSMDPHSLNESLQLSTTGNVYEPLVGRNKDLSLAPALATAWKQTAPTVWQFELRRGVQFHDGTPFTADDVLFSFARTQADGSDMKSYTNDFREVRKINDFLVEIETKMPFPILPDVISQVAMMSKKWCETNQALTPVDRRKGIENAASFRANGTGPFRLRERQPNVRTVFTRNGTYWGKIEGNVAEVIFTPIGNDATRVAALLSGEVDVMEPVPVQDIERVNNSANTRAITGPELRTIFLGMDQKRDELLYSSVKGKNPFKDRRVRQAFYQAIDIDGIKKTVMRGASNPSALLVGPGINGFQPEAKRLPYDVEAAKKLMAEAGYASGFEVSMNCPNDRYVNDGRICQAVAANLARINVKINLQAETKGTYFPKILRRDTSFYMLGWTPSTYDAHNALNALMACVDDKGAGQFNLGAYCNPKVNELTKKIQAETDKARRNAMIKEAFDLHAADVGHLPLHQQALAWGVSKNVKLVQLADNYMPFKWMSKN